In a single window of the Alosa sapidissima isolate fAloSap1 chromosome 18, fAloSap1.pri, whole genome shotgun sequence genome:
- the nop10 gene encoding H/ACA ribonucleoprotein complex subunit 3, translating into MFLQFYLNESGDRVYTLKKVDPTGQPTSSAHPARFSPDDKFSRHRVTIKKRFGLLLTQQPRPVL; encoded by the exons ATGTTTCTGCAATTTTATCTCAATGAGAGTGGCGACAGAGTGTACACGCTCAAG AAAGTGGATCCGACAGGCCAGCCAACCAGCTCGGCACATCCGGCACGGTTCTCACCTGACGACAAGTTTTCCCGACACCGAGTGACCATCAAGAAGCGTTTCGGATTGTTGCTCACCCAGCAGCCAAGGCCTGTCTTGTAG